From Mariprofundus sp. NF, one genomic window encodes:
- a CDS encoding F0F1 ATP synthase subunit epsilon, whose amino-acid sequence MASTMQVLVATAEREVYRGEAEFLVAPGAAGELGILPKHSPLLSALTTGELRITNGDHVDEVFVSGGYMEVQPDMITILSDSAERASDIDEAGAIEAERKAKEILDMQKDDIDYAAAEAELSMMTARLIWLRKKKK is encoded by the coding sequence ATGGCTTCTACCATGCAAGTGCTGGTCGCTACGGCCGAGCGTGAGGTTTATCGCGGCGAAGCTGAGTTTCTTGTTGCACCCGGTGCAGCTGGTGAACTCGGTATTTTGCCAAAGCATAGCCCGCTGCTCAGTGCTCTGACCACCGGTGAACTCCGCATCACCAATGGTGATCATGTTGATGAGGTGTTCGTTTCAGGCGGCTACATGGAAGTGCAGCCTGATATGATTACTATCCTTTCTGACTCTGCAGAGCGTGCTTCAGATATTGATGAAGCAGGTGCAATTGAAGCAGAGCGCAAGGCGAAAGAGATTCTCGATATGCAGAAAGATGATATCGATTATGCTGCCGCTGAAGCTGAACTTTCTATGATGACTGCACGTCTGATCTGGCTGAGAAAGAAAAAGAAATAA
- the atpD gene encoding F0F1 ATP synthase subunit beta produces MSTGTIVQVIGPVVDIRFNAGELPKIYNALKMSDPKLTLEVQQHLGDNTVRTIALGTTDGLKRGMTADDTGAAIKVPVGKATLGRIMNVLGEGIDFEGEEVDSEDRWEIHRAAPTFEELSPAQEILETGIKVIDLMAPIAKGGKVGLFGGAGVGKTVNMMELINNIAKAHGGFSVFAGVGERTREGNDFYYEMKESNVLDKVALVYGQMNEPPGNRLRVALTGLTMAEYFRDEGLDVLIFIDNIYRYSLAGVEVSALLGRMPSAVGYQPNLAEEMGRLQERIASTKTGSITSVQAVYVPADDLTDPAPATTFAHLDSTIVLSRQIAELGIYPAVDPLDSTSRQLDPKIIGIEHYEVAQGVQKTLQRYKELQDIIAILGMDELSDEDKTAVTRARKIQRFLSQPFHVAEVFTGSPGVYAKKDEAIKGFKGILAGEYDHLPEQAFYMVGGIEEAVAKAEKMAAKG; encoded by the coding sequence ATGAGTACAGGAACTATTGTCCAGGTGATCGGTCCGGTAGTGGACATCCGCTTTAACGCTGGTGAACTACCAAAAATTTATAACGCTCTGAAGATGTCAGATCCAAAACTGACACTGGAAGTTCAGCAGCATCTCGGTGATAACACCGTGCGTACGATTGCTCTGGGCACCACAGATGGTCTCAAACGCGGCATGACTGCAGATGATACCGGTGCGGCGATTAAGGTTCCTGTTGGTAAGGCAACCCTCGGCCGTATCATGAACGTACTCGGCGAAGGCATCGACTTCGAAGGCGAAGAGGTAGATTCTGAAGATCGCTGGGAAATTCATCGCGCGGCTCCAACCTTTGAAGAGCTCTCACCAGCTCAGGAAATTCTTGAAACCGGCATTAAGGTTATCGACCTGATGGCTCCAATCGCCAAGGGCGGTAAAGTTGGCCTGTTCGGTGGTGCTGGTGTTGGTAAAACCGTTAACATGATGGAGCTGATCAATAACATTGCGAAAGCACACGGTGGTTTCTCCGTGTTCGCAGGTGTTGGTGAGCGTACTCGTGAAGGCAACGACTTCTATTACGAGATGAAAGAGTCTAACGTACTGGACAAGGTTGCACTTGTTTATGGTCAGATGAATGAACCTCCAGGTAACCGTCTTCGTGTTGCACTGACTGGCCTGACTATGGCTGAGTATTTCCGTGATGAAGGCCTCGACGTACTGATCTTCATCGATAACATCTACCGCTACTCACTTGCTGGTGTTGAGGTTTCCGCACTGCTTGGTCGTATGCCATCTGCTGTGGGTTATCAGCCTAACCTGGCTGAAGAGATGGGTCGCTTGCAGGAGCGTATTGCTTCTACCAAGACTGGTTCTATTACATCTGTTCAGGCCGTTTACGTACCCGCGGATGACTTGACCGATCCGGCACCTGCTACCACCTTCGCACATCTGGACTCTACGATTGTACTGTCACGTCAGATTGCTGAGCTTGGTATCTACCCTGCGGTTGATCCACTTGATTCTACATCACGTCAGCTTGATCCTAAGATCATCGGTATTGAGCACTATGAAGTAGCTCAGGGCGTTCAGAAGACTCTGCAGCGCTATAAAGAGCTGCAGGACATCATCGCGATCCTGGGTATGGATGAGCTTTCAGACGAAGATAAAACTGCTGTAACACGTGCTCGTAAGATTCAGCGCTTCCTGTCTCAGCCATTCCATGTTGCTGAAGTATTCACCGGTTCTCCAGGTGTGTACGCTAAGAAAGATGAGGCAATTAAAGGCTTTAAAGGCATCCTGGCTGGTGAGTATGATCATCTTCCAGAGCAGGCTTTCTACATGGTTGGTGGTATTGAAGAGGCTGTTGCTAAAGCTGAGAAGATGGCGGCTAAGGGCTAA